The following proteins are co-located in the Candidatus Micrarchaeota archaeon genome:
- the pyrG gene encoding CTP synthase (glutamine hydrolyzing) yields the protein MTVNTIKTGVRTKYIVVTGGVLSGIGKGTATASIGRLLRGDGVGDVANRIVVVKCDGYLNVDPGTMNPIEHGEVFVLNDGTEVDMDFGHYERFIGVEGGGDWNVTSGKLFSRIIEKERRGDYLGKTIQIVPHAINEILAWWDEVRSRTNPDFMLIEIGGTVGDIENSWFIEAARRLKRKHPNDTLFVHLTYIPMLHNTGELKTKPAQRDIALLRELGIMPDVVIARSKYALNDRLKRKISDAVDLDPDRIISGIDVNNIYEIPLMFEKQGLVDVINEILGTEVHPDLDKWRELVEIMKNPKHKITIALCGKYTQLHDSYASVIEALHHAGAHLNTEIDIKWIETTDIENGLISVADALNGCDGVIVPGGFGSRGAEGKIEVINYAREQKIPLLGLCFGMQLAVVEYARNVCGLKGANSTEIDPETRYPVIDILPEQKNIDRKGGTMRLGAYTAVLKPNTLVRHLYGKDRVDERHRHRYEVNPEYHKILTENGLVISGTSPDGRLVEFIELPTDVHPYFVATQAHPEFRSRFESPAPLFYGLVKSILKIRREIE from the coding sequence ATGACTGTTAACACGATAAAAACAGGTGTACGGACAAAGTACATTGTGGTCACAGGAGGCGTTCTTTCTGGCATAGGAAAAGGTACCGCAACTGCCAGTATCGGACGTTTGCTTCGTGGTGACGGAGTGGGAGATGTTGCTAACCGGATTGTTGTCGTAAAATGTGATGGTTATCTCAACGTTGATCCGGGTACGATGAACCCCATCGAACACGGTGAAGTATTCGTTCTCAACGACGGAACCGAAGTTGATATGGATTTTGGACATTACGAACGTTTCATAGGTGTTGAAGGTGGGGGTGATTGGAATGTCACTTCTGGTAAACTGTTCTCAAGGATCATAGAAAAGGAACGGAGAGGTGATTATCTCGGTAAAACGATCCAGATCGTTCCGCATGCAATCAACGAGATCCTGGCGTGGTGGGATGAAGTGAGGTCAAGAACAAATCCTGATTTTATGCTTATCGAGATCGGAGGTACCGTAGGTGACATAGAGAATTCCTGGTTCATCGAAGCCGCACGGAGGTTGAAACGTAAACATCCGAACGATACACTCTTCGTTCATCTTACCTATATCCCTATGCTTCATAACACCGGTGAACTTAAAACCAAACCTGCACAGAGGGACATTGCCCTGCTGAGGGAATTGGGAATTATGCCGGATGTTGTGATAGCGCGCAGTAAATATGCTCTTAACGATCGACTGAAACGTAAGATCTCTGATGCCGTTGACCTTGACCCTGACCGAATAATCTCAGGGATAGATGTGAACAATATCTATGAAATACCTCTGATGTTCGAAAAACAGGGTTTGGTAGACGTTATAAATGAGATCCTCGGTACCGAAGTGCATCCTGATCTCGATAAATGGAGAGAACTCGTTGAGATTATGAAAAACCCCAAACATAAGATTACTATCGCATTGTGCGGAAAATATACACAACTTCACGATTCGTATGCAAGCGTGATAGAAGCGCTCCATCATGCCGGTGCTCACCTTAATACTGAAATAGATATAAAATGGATCGAAACGACAGATATAGAAAACGGGTTGATTTCCGTAGCAGACGCATTGAACGGATGCGACGGTGTCATAGTTCCCGGCGGGTTCGGTAGCAGAGGTGCGGAAGGTAAGATAGAGGTAATAAATTATGCACGGGAACAGAAGATACCGCTCCTCGGGTTATGTTTTGGTATGCAGTTAGCGGTGGTTGAGTATGCAAGAAACGTATGCGGATTGAAAGGGGCGAACAGTACCGAGATCGATCCGGAAACGCGTTATCCTGTGATAGACATCCTGCCTGAGCAGAAGAACATCGATAGAAAAGGTGGAACGATGCGGTTGGGCGCATACACGGCAGTCCTTAAACCAAATACGTTGGTAAGACACCTTTACGGTAAAGATAGGGTTGATGAACGACATAGACACAGGTATGAGGTTAATCCAGAATACCACAAAATTTTAACCGAGAACGGGTTGGTAATCTCTGGAACATCCCCTGACGGTCGGCTCGTAGAATTCATCGAGTTACCTACCGATGTTCATCCGTATTTTGTTGCTACTCAGGCGCATCCCGAGTTCAGGTCCAGGTTCGAATCGCCTGCTCCCTTATTCTACGGGTTGGTCAAGAGCATACTGAAAATTAGACGGGAGATCGAATAA